The following proteins come from a genomic window of Chryseobacterium glaciei:
- a CDS encoding MauE/DoxX family redox-associated membrane protein, whose protein sequence is MKKVKTRVVEFISYFFILLFCYAGISKIMDFENFQIQISESPLLSAYAAFLPFAIIILELIIAGLLCYRKTRNTGLIGSFILMLIFTGYIFFIIHTSENLPCSCGGILEKMSWNQHLIFNIGCVLLDAIALIMNIKYSRPAR, encoded by the coding sequence ATGAAAAAAGTCAAAACAAGAGTCGTAGAATTCATCAGCTATTTCTTTATACTGTTGTTTTGTTACGCCGGGATTAGTAAAATAATGGATTTTGAAAATTTTCAGATTCAGATTTCGGAATCACCTTTATTAAGTGCATACGCTGCATTCTTACCTTTTGCAATCATTATTCTGGAATTGATCATTGCAGGATTATTGTGTTATCGGAAAACCAGAAATACAGGATTGATTGGAAGTTTTATTTTGATGCTCATCTTCACAGGTTATATTTTTTTTATAATCCACACCTCTGAAAATCTCCCTTGTTCCTGCGGAGGAATTTTAGAGAAAATGAGCTGGAATCAGCACCTGATTTTTAATATAGGATGCGTCCTACTCGATGCAATAGCTTTAATAATGAATATAAAATACAGCAGGCCTGCTAGATAA